A window of Amycolatopsis australiensis contains these coding sequences:
- a CDS encoding DUF350 domain-containing protein — protein MTSTLALSDTFGSDLVRGIGAILLYGVVGLLLMFAGFYAIDWTTPGKLSKLVHAGLPNAVIVTASGLLAMSFIVVVAIFNSASDLTEGLITSLVYGLLGIVVQVVAVRLLEWATRIDVASTIESEKFAPVSVVVAAAHIGLGLVVAIGIS, from the coding sequence GTGACCTCGACCCTTGCGCTGTCCGACACGTTCGGCTCCGACCTCGTGCGGGGGATCGGCGCGATCCTGCTGTACGGCGTCGTCGGCCTGCTGCTGATGTTCGCCGGCTTCTACGCGATCGACTGGACCACGCCGGGCAAGCTGTCGAAGCTCGTGCACGCCGGCCTGCCGAACGCGGTGATCGTGACCGCGTCCGGGCTGCTCGCGATGTCGTTCATCGTCGTGGTGGCGATCTTCAACTCGGCGAGCGACCTCACCGAGGGCCTGATCACGTCGCTGGTCTACGGCCTGCTCGGGATCGTCGTCCAGGTGGTCGCCGTCCGGCTGCTGGAGTGGGCGACCCGGATCGACGTCGCGTCGACCATCGAGAGCGAGAAGTTCGCCCCGGTGAGCGTCGTCGTGGCAGCCGCGCACATCGGCCTCGGTCTCGTGGTGGCGATCGGCATCTCCTGA
- a CDS encoding glutathionylspermidine synthase family protein, whose protein sequence is MYRDRREPRRDWQRIVEEQGLVYGTPARDSSGRVRPYWDESVHYVFDMDEVLSLEADVELLHSMCLEAVDNVVTTEGYQRFGIPEWVWPHIAESWKRQDPHVYGRFDLRYDGKSPAKLLEYNADTPTTLLEASLLQWHWKTDVFPDDDQWNSIHEKLVERWGLLRDKLPSNELHFTWSAADPTGEDNVTTAYLQETAAEAGLDTVGLAIEEIGWDPVLKRFVDLEEAQMATVLKLYPWEWIVDEEFGRHAVESLPRTLWIEPLWKMILSNKTLLAILWENYPGHPNLLPAFADDPGILTEYVRKPKLGREGANVQIVATGYETQTDGVYGAEGFVYQAFDPLPEFDGYRPALGAWIVGDSSAGLGIRETGGLVTDDGAAFVPHRIPEP, encoded by the coding sequence GTGTACCGGGACCGACGTGAGCCGCGGCGCGACTGGCAGCGGATCGTCGAGGAGCAGGGACTCGTCTACGGCACGCCGGCCCGCGACAGCAGCGGCCGCGTGCGGCCGTACTGGGACGAGTCGGTGCACTACGTCTTCGACATGGACGAGGTCCTGTCGCTGGAGGCCGACGTCGAGCTGCTCCACTCGATGTGCCTCGAAGCCGTCGACAACGTCGTGACGACCGAGGGCTACCAGCGCTTCGGCATCCCCGAGTGGGTCTGGCCGCACATCGCCGAGTCGTGGAAGCGGCAGGACCCGCACGTCTACGGCCGGTTCGACCTGCGCTACGACGGCAAGTCGCCGGCCAAGCTGCTGGAGTACAACGCGGACACGCCGACCACGCTGCTGGAGGCGTCGCTGCTGCAGTGGCACTGGAAGACCGACGTCTTCCCGGACGACGACCAGTGGAACTCGATCCACGAGAAGCTGGTCGAGCGCTGGGGGCTGCTGCGGGACAAGCTGCCGTCGAACGAGCTGCACTTCACCTGGTCGGCGGCCGACCCGACCGGCGAGGACAACGTCACCACGGCGTACCTGCAGGAGACGGCGGCCGAGGCCGGGCTCGACACGGTGGGCCTGGCGATCGAGGAGATCGGCTGGGACCCGGTGCTCAAGCGGTTCGTCGACCTCGAAGAGGCGCAGATGGCGACCGTGCTGAAGCTGTACCCGTGGGAGTGGATCGTCGACGAGGAGTTCGGCCGCCACGCCGTCGAGTCGCTGCCGCGGACGCTGTGGATCGAGCCGCTGTGGAAGATGATCCTCTCCAACAAGACGCTGCTGGCGATCCTGTGGGAGAACTACCCGGGCCACCCGAACCTGCTGCCCGCGTTCGCCGACGACCCCGGCATCCTCACCGAGTACGTCCGGAAGCCGAAACTGGGCCGCGAAGGTGCGAACGTCCAGATCGTCGCGACCGGCTACGAGACCCAGACCGACGGCGTCTACGGCGCCGAAGGGTTCGTCTACCAGGCGTTCGACCCGCTGCCCGAGTTCGACGGCTACCGGCCGGCGCTCGGCGCGTGGATCGTCGGTGACAGCTCCGCGGGGCTGGGCATCCGCGAGACCGGCGGGCTGGTGACCGACGACGGTGCGGCATTCGTCCCACATCGGATTCCCGAGCCGTGA
- a CDS encoding septum formation family protein translates to MSPSADRFPTATQTLRTRVVMGGIFAGALIALALSVVFSWSDGITGGSGGGTGKLSAAAEEAFHSPPGSCLTWDNPDASDARKVACTQPHLFEVTALVDIGAQFPAGAPVPSLEQWQQIAQQKCTADVKPYLGHNLDPYGKLTTNLLRPTPSQWDDGDRQLRCGLQWAGPGGKLLPTTGPAKEQDQSLVFPPGTCLALRGKSVGDPIECTNPHSYEIIAILDLKTKFKDAYPSQDDQKAWLDTECTKQAADYTGGADLDAKKLILTWDVREQESWDAGSTKVNCKVAALLPDKSGLQAVTGSIKAAPGGPDGGQPQDGGPPSDGGGGPSTNSAPPSTKQNG, encoded by the coding sequence ATGTCTCCCAGCGCCGATCGGTTCCCCACCGCCACGCAGACGCTGCGCACCCGCGTCGTGATGGGCGGGATCTTCGCGGGCGCGCTCATCGCGCTCGCGCTCAGCGTCGTGTTCTCGTGGAGCGACGGCATCACCGGCGGCTCCGGCGGCGGGACGGGCAAGCTGTCCGCGGCCGCCGAGGAAGCCTTCCACTCCCCGCCGGGCAGCTGTCTGACCTGGGACAACCCGGACGCGAGCGACGCGCGCAAGGTCGCCTGCACCCAGCCGCACCTGTTCGAGGTGACCGCGCTCGTCGACATCGGCGCCCAGTTCCCGGCCGGCGCTCCGGTGCCCTCGCTGGAGCAGTGGCAGCAGATCGCGCAGCAGAAGTGCACCGCCGACGTGAAGCCCTACCTCGGCCACAACCTCGACCCGTACGGGAAGCTCACCACGAACCTGCTGCGCCCGACCCCGTCGCAGTGGGACGACGGCGACCGCCAGCTGCGGTGTGGCCTGCAGTGGGCCGGCCCCGGCGGCAAGCTCCTGCCGACGACCGGGCCCGCCAAGGAGCAGGACCAGTCGCTCGTCTTCCCGCCGGGCACCTGCCTGGCGCTGCGGGGCAAGAGCGTCGGCGACCCGATCGAGTGCACCAACCCGCACTCCTACGAGATCATCGCGATCCTCGACCTCAAGACGAAGTTCAAGGACGCCTACCCGTCGCAGGACGACCAGAAGGCCTGGCTCGACACCGAGTGCACCAAGCAGGCCGCCGACTACACCGGCGGCGCCGACCTCGACGCGAAGAAGCTGATCCTGACCTGGGACGTGCGCGAGCAGGAGAGCTGGGACGCCGGGTCGACGAAGGTCAACTGCAAGGTGGCGGCGCTGCTGCCGGACAAGAGCGGCCTGCAGGCCGTCACCGGCAGCATCAAGGCCGCGCCCGGCGGCCCCGACGGTGGCCAGCCCCAGGACGGCGGCCCGCCGTCGGACGGCGGCGGCGGCCCGAGCACGAACTCCGCCCCGCCGTCGACGAAGCAGAACGGCTGA
- a CDS encoding metallopeptidase family protein, with translation MPVEMSRERFEELVSEALDEVPPEFARAMDNVVVLVEEFNDEAPEILGLYHGIALTERTSSYGGVLPDRISIYRQPILAMCEDEDEVVEEVLITVVHELGHHFGIDDARLHELGWG, from the coding sequence ATGCCCGTCGAGATGAGCCGGGAGCGGTTCGAGGAGCTGGTCTCGGAAGCGCTGGACGAGGTCCCGCCGGAGTTCGCGCGGGCGATGGACAACGTCGTCGTCCTCGTCGAGGAGTTCAACGACGAGGCACCGGAGATCCTCGGGCTCTACCACGGGATCGCGCTGACCGAGCGGACGTCCTCCTACGGCGGGGTGCTGCCCGACCGGATCTCGATCTACCGGCAGCCGATCCTCGCCATGTGCGAGGACGAGGACGAGGTCGTCGAGGAGGTCCTCATCACCGTCGTGCACGAGCTGGGCCACCACTTCGGCATCGACGACGCGCGCCTGCACGAGCTCGGCTGGGGTTGA
- a CDS encoding MFS transporter — translation MNEARNDGSGRRLTWLLTSSAASHLGDGIGKVALPLLATTLTRDPVLIAGLSATQFLPWLLFAAVAGALVDRIDRRRAMIVANTARAAAVGTLAVLVAFGGMTIWLVYLTALVIGTAETIADSAANALIPAVVGDGSLDAANSKLQACEIVGQTFLGGPVGSLTFALFAALPFILNSAGFAIAAAVLLGLAGTYRAKAETPVKPAKLRTELADGLRWLRGHALLLRLVVVAGLLSLVSELAQAQLVLYALEDLHLSDATYGLFAFVGGIGGLLGAGVAPRLVRATGRRVVVVGGIVCCAAGFGGMGLVRSPVAGAALFGLFAAAVVAVNVVLATARHTLVPGELLGRVLGVWRTVVWGAIPLGALLGGVLTEALGTAARTFAVSGLAMLLIAGFAAVALRRFSLDDKSDSAAALTHQDPGL, via the coding sequence GTGAACGAAGCCCGGAACGACGGGAGCGGCCGAAGACTCACGTGGCTGCTGACGTCGAGCGCGGCGTCCCACCTGGGGGACGGGATCGGGAAGGTCGCGCTGCCGCTGCTGGCCACGACCCTGACCCGGGACCCGGTGCTCATCGCCGGGTTGTCCGCCACCCAGTTCCTGCCGTGGCTGCTGTTCGCCGCGGTCGCCGGCGCGCTGGTCGACCGGATCGACCGGCGGCGCGCGATGATCGTCGCGAACACCGCGCGCGCCGCCGCGGTCGGGACGCTGGCGGTGCTCGTCGCCTTCGGCGGGATGACGATCTGGCTGGTCTACCTGACGGCGCTGGTCATCGGGACCGCCGAGACGATCGCGGACAGCGCGGCCAACGCCCTGATCCCGGCGGTCGTCGGCGACGGCTCGCTCGACGCGGCCAACAGCAAGCTGCAGGCGTGCGAGATCGTCGGTCAGACGTTTCTCGGTGGCCCGGTCGGCAGCCTGACTTTCGCGCTCTTCGCCGCGTTGCCGTTCATCCTCAACTCCGCGGGCTTCGCGATCGCGGCGGCGGTGCTGCTCGGGCTGGCCGGCACCTACCGCGCGAAGGCGGAAACCCCGGTCAAGCCGGCGAAGCTGCGCACCGAGCTGGCGGACGGCCTGCGCTGGTTGCGCGGGCACGCGCTGCTGCTGCGGCTGGTCGTCGTCGCCGGATTGCTCAGCCTGGTCAGCGAACTCGCGCAGGCGCAGCTGGTGCTCTACGCGCTCGAAGACCTGCACTTGTCCGACGCGACGTACGGGCTCTTCGCGTTCGTCGGCGGGATCGGCGGGCTGCTCGGCGCGGGCGTCGCCCCGCGGCTGGTGCGCGCGACCGGCCGTCGCGTGGTCGTGGTCGGCGGGATCGTGTGCTGCGCCGCCGGGTTCGGCGGCATGGGCCTGGTGCGGTCGCCGGTCGCGGGCGCGGCGCTGTTCGGCCTGTTCGCGGCGGCCGTGGTCGCGGTGAACGTCGTGCTCGCCACCGCGCGGCACACGCTGGTGCCGGGCGAGCTGCTGGGCCGGGTGCTCGGGGTGTGGCGCACGGTCGTCTGGGGCGCGATCCCGCTCGGTGCCCTGCTCGGCGGCGTGCTCACCGAGGCGCTCGGCACGGCGGCGCGGACGTTCGCGGTGTCCGGATTGGCGATGCTGCTGATCGCCGGCTTCGCCGCCGTCGCGCTGCGCCGGTTCTCGCTCGATGACAAATCGGACTCAGCCGCGGCGCTGACGCACCAGGATCCCGGATTGTGA
- a CDS encoding DUF4232 domain-containing protein, which translates to MVRTKLSRLFPVVAASAGVLALSACGSGGTTNSASSSTPSTTASPTSTTVTTTESSATSSAATTPPAAQPADNGLCKAGDVKLSLGQGDAGAGSVYRPLLIKNVSSKPCTIQGFPGVSYVAGSDGHQVGKDAFREGTKGNAVKLDPGQTAAADIQFVNVHNFDPGTCDPTPVKGLRIYLPQETASNFVPAEGTGCASTKIPGNQLAVKTVHPA; encoded by the coding sequence ATGGTTCGGACGAAGCTTTCACGGTTGTTCCCGGTCGTCGCGGCTTCGGCGGGCGTTCTCGCGCTCTCCGCCTGCGGTAGTGGCGGGACGACGAACTCGGCGAGCAGCTCGACGCCGTCGACCACGGCGTCCCCGACCTCCACCACCGTGACCACCACCGAGTCCAGCGCCACCAGCTCCGCGGCGACGACGCCGCCGGCCGCGCAGCCGGCGGACAACGGCCTGTGCAAGGCCGGGGACGTCAAGCTGTCCCTCGGCCAGGGCGACGCCGGCGCCGGTTCGGTCTACCGGCCGCTGCTCATCAAGAACGTCAGCTCCAAGCCGTGCACCATCCAGGGCTTCCCCGGCGTTTCGTACGTGGCGGGCAGCGACGGCCACCAGGTCGGCAAGGACGCCTTCCGCGAAGGCACCAAGGGCAACGCGGTCAAGCTGGACCCGGGCCAGACAGCCGCCGCCGACATCCAGTTCGTCAACGTGCACAACTTCGACCCCGGCACTTGCGACCCGACGCCGGTGAAGGGCCTGCGCATCTACCTGCCGCAGGAGACCGCGTCGAACTTCGTCCCGGCCGAGGGCACCGGCTGCGCGAGCACGAAGATCCCGGGCAACCAGCTCGCGGTCAAGACGGTCCACCCGGCCTGA
- a CDS encoding histidine phosphatase family protein has product MRLLLIRHGQTEGNVRGALDTALPGPPLTELGRAQAEKLAARLAGEPIVAVYASQATRAQQTAAPLAAQFGLDVQVVDGVHEVVAGDLEGATDHESIRTYMDTVRRWTLGELTPSLPGGESGTSVRTRMLDAVARLRAKHEQADPDGVVALVSHGGAIRLAGEWLAPNVHADVANAALIPNTGLVELAARPEGGWHCLTWVDTPL; this is encoded by the coding sequence GTGAGGCTGCTGCTCATCCGCCACGGTCAGACCGAAGGGAACGTCCGCGGCGCGCTCGACACCGCCCTGCCCGGCCCGCCGCTGACCGAGCTGGGCCGCGCGCAGGCCGAGAAGCTCGCCGCGCGGCTAGCGGGCGAGCCGATCGTGGCGGTCTACGCGTCGCAGGCGACCCGGGCCCAGCAGACGGCCGCGCCGCTGGCCGCGCAGTTCGGGCTGGACGTGCAGGTCGTCGACGGCGTGCACGAGGTCGTCGCCGGTGACCTGGAAGGCGCGACCGACCACGAGTCGATCCGGACGTACATGGACACGGTCCGGCGGTGGACCCTCGGCGAGCTGACGCCGTCGCTGCCCGGTGGCGAGAGCGGCACGAGCGTGCGCACCCGCATGCTCGACGCGGTCGCCCGGCTGCGCGCCAAGCACGAGCAGGCCGATCCCGACGGCGTGGTCGCACTGGTCAGCCACGGCGGCGCGATCCGGCTGGCCGGCGAGTGGCTCGCGCCGAACGTCCACGCGGACGTCGCCAACGCGGCGTTGATCCCGAACACCGGCCTGGTGGAGCTGGCGGCGCGTCCGGAGGGCGGGTGGCACTGCCTGACCTGGGTTGACACGCCGCTCTGA
- the pheA gene encoding prephenate dehydratase has product MSRIAYFGPQGTFTEQAARVLAGGEELFPVETVRLAMTAVRTGEADAACVPIENSVEGVVPATLDALSESTPLVAVAEAILPIRFSVLTRRGSGDVKTVASHPHALAQVREWLEANLPDAHPVASSSTSAAAVGVLEGQFDAAVCAPVAVEHYDLEVLATDVADVTDAATRFLLVRAPGELPEPTGADRTSVVAAAANRTGTLAELLTELATRGINLTRLDARPTRNNFGEYRFFIDFEGHVAEPRILDALTALRRQCRNLRFLGSHPRADGTRTTIEPGFGNDDFVDAAVWADAVRKGDLA; this is encoded by the coding sequence GTGTCACGGATCGCATACTTCGGCCCCCAAGGGACCTTCACCGAACAAGCCGCGCGGGTCCTCGCCGGCGGCGAAGAACTGTTTCCGGTCGAGACCGTGCGGCTGGCGATGACGGCCGTCCGCACGGGCGAGGCGGACGCCGCGTGCGTCCCCATCGAGAACTCGGTCGAAGGGGTGGTGCCTGCCACGCTCGACGCGCTGAGCGAGTCGACGCCGCTGGTGGCCGTCGCCGAGGCCATCCTGCCGATCCGCTTCAGCGTGCTGACCCGGCGCGGCAGCGGGGACGTCAAGACCGTCGCCAGCCACCCGCACGCGCTCGCCCAGGTCCGCGAATGGCTGGAGGCGAACCTGCCGGACGCGCACCCGGTGGCGTCTTCCTCGACCTCGGCGGCCGCGGTCGGCGTGCTGGAGGGCCAGTTCGACGCCGCGGTCTGCGCGCCGGTCGCCGTCGAGCACTACGACCTCGAGGTGCTGGCCACCGACGTCGCCGACGTCACCGACGCGGCGACGCGGTTCCTGCTGGTCCGCGCGCCGGGGGAGCTGCCGGAGCCGACGGGCGCGGACCGGACGTCGGTCGTGGCCGCGGCCGCGAACCGCACCGGCACGCTCGCCGAGCTGCTCACCGAGCTGGCGACCCGCGGCATCAACCTGACCCGGCTCGACGCGCGGCCGACGCGGAACAACTTCGGCGAGTACCGCTTCTTCATCGACTTCGAGGGGCACGTGGCCGAGCCGCGGATCCTCGACGCGCTGACGGCGTTGCGCCGGCAGTGCCGCAACCTCCGGTTCCTCGGCTCGCACCCGCGCGCCGATGGGACGCGTACCACGATCGAGCCCGGCTTCGGCAACGACGACTTCGTCGACGCCGCGGTGTGGGCCGACGCGGTCCGCAAGGGGGACCTGGCGTGA
- a CDS encoding macro domain-containing protein, with amino-acid sequence MTADSGTHTGREGTNPPVSPRTPELVLCAVDEPLATAWTTVAEKLCSTGAPPRAGGSATRTPEGVPTGRVRVHRGSVLDVVAQAVVSPANSYGWMRGGIDAVYARAFPGVEQSVRSAVLAFHGGELPIGEAVVVPTGEAEPAWLISAPTMREPGELLPADTVHPYLAARAVFLLWRDGKLDQGPVREAVDTIAMPGLGTGVGGVDPATCARQVAAAWDEVFRHAR; translated from the coding sequence GTGACCGCCGACTCGGGCACGCACACCGGCCGTGAGGGTACGAACCCGCCGGTCTCCCCTCGCACACCGGAGCTGGTGCTGTGCGCCGTCGATGAACCACTCGCCACCGCCTGGACCACCGTCGCCGAGAAGCTGTGTTCAACCGGGGCTCCGCCCCGGGCCGGGGGCTCCGCCACCCGGACCCCCGAAGGCGTTCCAACGGGCCGGGTCCGGGTGCACCGCGGGTCGGTCCTCGACGTCGTCGCCCAGGCCGTGGTCAGCCCGGCCAACTCCTACGGCTGGATGCGCGGCGGCATCGACGCCGTCTACGCGCGGGCGTTCCCCGGCGTGGAGCAAAGCGTCCGCAGCGCCGTCCTGGCCTTTCACGGCGGTGAGCTACCCATCGGCGAGGCCGTGGTCGTGCCGACCGGCGAAGCCGAGCCGGCCTGGCTGATCAGCGCGCCGACCATGCGCGAGCCCGGCGAGCTGCTGCCCGCCGACACCGTGCACCCCTACCTCGCGGCTCGCGCCGTGTTCCTGCTGTGGCGCGACGGCAAGCTCGACCAGGGACCGGTACGCGAAGCCGTCGACACGATCGCGATGCCGGGCCTGGGCACCGGCGTCGGCGGCGTCGACCCCGCGACGTGCGCGCGGCAGGTCGCGGCGGCCTGGGACGAGGTTTTTCGTCACGCGCGGTGA
- the coaA gene encoding type I pantothenate kinase: MTRVRELSPYVELHREQWKELRSSTPLPLTAAELLRLRGLGEQVDLAEVADVYLPLSRLINLQVAARQRLYEATTTFLGDDSRGTKVPFVIGIAGSVAVGKSTTARILRTLLARWPDHPRVDLVTTDGFLYPRAELMRRGIMHRKGFPESYDRRALLRFVTEVKSGAERVTAPVYSHLAYDILPGQEQVVQQPDILILEGLNVLQPGPRLMVSDLFDFSIYVDAHTDDIQRWYIERFLELRHTAFADPASHFHHFAGLPDDEARAEARHLWRSINEPNLMENIKPTRPRATLVLRKDADHTINRVRLRKL, encoded by the coding sequence ATGACCCGGGTCCGCGAACTCAGCCCGTATGTCGAGCTGCACCGGGAGCAATGGAAGGAACTGCGCAGTTCCACGCCGTTGCCGCTGACGGCGGCCGAGCTGCTGCGGCTGCGCGGTCTGGGCGAACAGGTCGATCTGGCCGAGGTCGCCGACGTGTACCTGCCGCTGTCCCGCCTGATCAACCTGCAGGTCGCCGCGCGCCAACGGCTCTACGAAGCGACCACGACGTTCCTCGGTGACGACTCCCGCGGCACGAAGGTGCCGTTCGTGATCGGCATCGCCGGGAGCGTGGCGGTCGGCAAGTCGACCACCGCGCGCATCCTGCGCACGCTGCTCGCCCGCTGGCCCGACCACCCCCGCGTCGACCTGGTCACCACCGACGGCTTCCTGTACCCGCGCGCCGAGCTGATGCGGCGCGGGATCATGCACCGCAAGGGCTTCCCCGAGAGTTACGACCGGCGGGCGCTGCTGAGGTTCGTCACCGAGGTCAAGTCGGGTGCCGAGCGGGTCACCGCGCCGGTGTACTCGCACCTGGCCTACGACATCCTGCCCGGCCAGGAGCAGGTGGTGCAGCAGCCGGACATCCTCATCCTCGAGGGCCTGAACGTGCTGCAGCCGGGGCCGCGGCTGATGGTGTCCGACCTCTTCGACTTCTCGATCTACGTCGACGCGCACACCGACGACATCCAGCGCTGGTACATCGAGCGGTTCCTGGAGCTGCGGCACACGGCGTTCGCGGACCCGGCGTCGCACTTCCACCACTTCGCCGGCCTGCCCGACGACGAGGCCCGCGCCGAGGCGCGGCACCTGTGGCGCTCGATCAACGAGCCCAACCTGATGGAGAACATCAAGCCGACCCGGCCCCGCGCGACGCTCGTGCTGCGCAAGGACGCCGACCACACGATCAACCGGGTCCGGCTGCGCAAGCTCTGA
- a CDS encoding DUF6880 family protein, translating to MSPHSDLRPYLRTLDAETLADLLHAQAERDPELRHSLELRAATQSGDVSEAHRLLDTAVTDGNVEYTAKIGAVLDTLQRMLDAGSRADLAPLARRTVDDISEVLEQSGDHAGDLGDRLERAVELYARACAARPPDPEKLADWILEVEFDGPGWPVLELAEFATALGERGLARIKSTVDDVLATGVSGHRRDVAERLREQLAEVRGDVDELVAILSAKPPRVDVSLKIVRVLRAAGRHSEAIAHAARALTHDKHPPEPASRDSDSDSETTRRRREFDDRPSRETYFALREAAQAEGKWTAQRRAALARLRELAAEGVEQADELARVLLEDGRPDEAWRACVRFGASPQLKLELAEQRAAEHPAETIPVFREHVEELIERKDPHAYREAARRLKLLRTLHKRAETADEFTAYLAALVETHRRKTRLITEIRAARIALPKAVTAGTPPRAGGAATRTPRKAS from the coding sequence GTGAGTCCCCACTCGGATCTTCGCCCCTACCTGCGCACTTTGGACGCGGAGACGCTGGCGGACCTGCTGCACGCCCAAGCCGAGCGTGACCCTGAGCTACGGCATTCGCTCGAACTGCGCGCCGCCACCCAATCCGGTGACGTCAGTGAGGCGCACCGGCTGCTGGACACCGCGGTGACCGACGGGAACGTCGAGTACACCGCGAAGATCGGCGCGGTCCTCGACACGCTGCAGCGCATGCTCGACGCCGGCAGCCGCGCCGACCTGGCCCCGCTCGCCCGCCGGACGGTCGACGACATCAGCGAGGTCCTCGAGCAGTCCGGCGACCACGCCGGCGACCTCGGTGACCGGCTGGAACGCGCCGTCGAGCTGTACGCCCGCGCGTGCGCCGCCCGGCCGCCGGACCCGGAGAAGCTGGCGGACTGGATCCTCGAAGTCGAGTTCGACGGTCCCGGCTGGCCGGTGCTCGAACTCGCCGAGTTCGCGACGGCGCTGGGCGAGCGCGGGCTCGCGCGCATCAAGTCCACTGTGGACGACGTGCTCGCCACGGGCGTGTCCGGGCACCGCCGCGACGTGGCCGAACGGCTGCGGGAGCAGCTGGCGGAAGTGCGCGGCGACGTCGACGAGCTGGTCGCGATCCTCTCGGCCAAGCCGCCGCGCGTCGACGTCAGCCTCAAGATCGTCCGGGTGCTGCGGGCCGCCGGACGGCACAGCGAGGCCATCGCCCACGCCGCCCGCGCCCTCACGCACGACAAGCACCCGCCGGAGCCCGCGAGCCGTGACAGCGACAGCGACAGCGAAACGACCCGGCGGCGCAGGGAGTTCGACGACCGGCCAAGCCGCGAGACGTACTTTGCGCTGCGTGAAGCCGCGCAGGCCGAGGGGAAGTGGACGGCGCAACGCCGGGCCGCGCTCGCCCGGCTGCGCGAGCTGGCCGCCGAAGGCGTCGAGCAGGCCGACGAGCTGGCCCGCGTGCTGCTCGAGGACGGCCGTCCCGACGAAGCCTGGCGCGCCTGCGTCCGGTTCGGGGCGTCACCGCAGCTCAAGCTCGAACTGGCCGAACAGCGGGCCGCCGAGCACCCGGCCGAGACGATCCCGGTGTTCCGCGAGCACGTCGAGGAGCTGATCGAGCGCAAGGACCCGCACGCCTACCGCGAGGCCGCGCGCCGGCTGAAGCTGTTGCGCACCTTGCACAAACGCGCCGAGACCGCGGACGAGTTCACCGCCTACCTCGCCGCGCTGGTGGAAACCCACCGCCGGAAAACCCGGCTGATCACGGAAATCCGCGCCGCGCGAATCGCGTTGCCCAAAGCCGTGACAGCCGGGACTCCGCCCCGGGCCGGGGGCGCCGCCACCCGGACCCCCCGAAAAGCCTCGTAA
- a CDS encoding nitrate- and nitrite sensing domain-containing protein, producing MKYLRSVRGRMLCIAFVPGGALVLVALVIAFFLVQQADRTRDAGVETANAADRTARAVVALRTQRSEAMSVPGRRSAAYANFTRRIDTAIDGLRDYARHAPDAESAYQQMTAVELLSAAEGMYRSDSLALAGLDDVTRPSFAEAVAGYRTGLARIAPQLTDSGRTAYESLTRSADWTTLTAAEDALAAGRPLPVPESTWRSAAYTVSQQLGFLYTQQNQYAVQLTLDEGRRTLTGALAASAALLLGAALLLVVVRRLVARVPVPVVPIMVPTMRAAIPRPRHAASRRPRAPEPWPMKAVLDDLRRR from the coding sequence TTGAAGTACCTGCGATCCGTCCGCGGCCGCATGTTGTGCATCGCGTTCGTCCCCGGCGGCGCGCTCGTCCTCGTGGCCCTCGTGATCGCGTTCTTCCTGGTGCAGCAAGCCGATCGCACCCGCGACGCCGGGGTGGAGACGGCCAACGCCGCCGACCGGACCGCCCGCGCCGTGGTCGCGCTCCGGACCCAGCGCAGTGAAGCGATGTCCGTGCCTGGCCGGCGTTCCGCCGCGTACGCGAATTTCACCCGGCGGATCGACACCGCCATCGACGGCCTGCGCGACTACGCCCGTCACGCGCCGGACGCGGAATCGGCCTACCAGCAGATGACCGCGGTCGAGCTGCTTTCCGCCGCCGAAGGCATGTACCGCTCCGATTCCCTCGCGCTGGCCGGGCTCGACGACGTCACGCGGCCGTCGTTCGCCGAGGCCGTCGCCGGCTACCGGACCGGGCTGGCCCGGATCGCGCCGCAGCTCACCGACAGTGGCCGGACGGCATACGAGTCGCTCACCCGCAGCGCCGACTGGACCACGCTGACCGCTGCCGAAGACGCCCTGGCCGCCGGCCGGCCGCTGCCCGTCCCCGAGTCCACCTGGCGCAGCGCCGCGTACACCGTGTCGCAGCAACTCGGCTTCCTGTACACGCAGCAGAACCAGTACGCCGTGCAGCTCACCCTCGACGAAGGCCGCCGGACGCTGACCGGCGCGCTCGCCGCGAGTGCGGCGCTGCTGCTGGGGGCCGCGCTGCTGCTCGTCGTCGTGCGGCGGCTGGTCGCGCGCGTGCCGGTGCCGGTCGTGCCGATCATGGTGCCGACGATGCGGGCGGCGATCCCGCGACCCCGGCACGCAGCGTCACGACGGCCGCGCGCACCCGAACCCTGGCCGATGAAAGCCGTGCTCGACGACTTGCGCCGTCGATGA